The region GGACAAAAAGAGAAGTTACCGATGGCATCTTGGAACTTATTGCATAAAGAAAAAAAGATTGTCTGCTCGTCCTTGATTGGCATGAAGTTACCTGATGGTTTTTGTTCGAACCTTAAGGGTATAGTATCAGTGGACACTCTGCGACCTGTTGGAATGAAATATCATGACTGTCATACAATGTTGCATCACTTGCTCCCCATCGCACTTCGGTCAGTACTTCAAAAACATGTCAGCTGCACTATTATCAGGTTTTGCCTTTTTTCAAGGCAATTTGTAGTAAAGTCATTGAGGTCGATAAATTAGAAAAAATGCAGTCTCAATTGGTGGAGACCTTATGCCAGCTAGAAAAACACTTCCCCCCTTCCTTGTTTGATGTAATGATCCATCTCTTAGTTTATCTTGTAAGAGAAGTTGAGCTTTGTGGTCCTATCTTCCTACGTTGGAGGTGTCCTTTCGAGAGATATATGAAGACGTTCAAGGGATATGTTCGAAACAGGGTTCATCCTGAAGGTTGCATCGCTGAGGCCTATATTGCAGAAGAGGCGGTTGAGTGTTTAGTTAATTTTGAAGAACCAACAGTTGGGTTACCAGGAAGGGATAAGAACAAGGAGAAATACAGACCCTTATCTGGTGCAATAATAATAAAGTCGAGCATCAAGGATTTGCATCAAGCACATCTGTGTCTTCTTCAAAATAGTAATGAATTGACCCCATATTTCAAGTAAGTTTCTTTATTTAGATTTCTGATTTTTCAGTAATAAATACATCTGTTTTTTGTTCcatgattttatgatttttttcaacAAAAGCTGACATGGATTTACTCACAGTGAACATATGGCCTTCTTGGTGGCAAGATATCCATTACATGAAAATGATGAAGAATGGCTAAAGAACAAGCAAAATGAAACATTCCCTAATTGGTTTCAAAAAAAGGTAATAGCTAGACaataatttttttctaatttaaagaAATCAAGTAAATGTCTAATTGCTttagtatttttattttttggACAGATTTCGTCAGAATTGCTTGATGTGAAAAGTATGGTATCTAAGGAGGTAATGTGGCTTGCAGAAGGGCCTAACAAGTATGTCCCTACATTCAGTGGCTACAAAATCAATGGTGTTACATACAGCACAAAAGATCGTGATCATACGCGACAAGTTCAATACAGCGGTGTTTGTGTTCATGCTGATACAATGCTCGTGCAGGGTAAGGATAAGAACATTGAGCATATTTCACATACATTTTATGGAGTAATCACAAGTATTTGGGAGTTGGACTATAACCATTTTCGAGTCCCTATATTTCGGTACAATTGGGTAGATATGAACAAAGGGGTTAAGATAGATGGTTTAGGATATACAATTTTTAATTTACACAAGTTAGGTTTTCTGAACGACCCTTTTGTGTTAGGTAAACATGTCAAGCAAGTTTGTTACATTGACGACCCTCTTGAAAAATTCTGGTTAGTTGTATTAAAATTACCTGACAAGTTCGATGATCAAAGTGACGATGAAAATGAGGGATCCGTAGAAATTGAACTTGAGAATGAGGTAGATGTCACCATGTTCCCAACTGTTGATGAAGTCGAGGAAGAAAATAGCAGTTACATGCGGGAGGAAGAGGAGATGATTCAACTTCCATAATTATATCAACTGATCAGATGTTTCCTATAAGTGCCTATGTAATCCCCTTTGCTTATAATTTGTACTTAATCAAATTTGGTTGGACAATTTATTGTAAGATTTGCTTTGGCATTGTTCTTGAAGGATATGGTTTGATTTTTATCCAAGAATTGTTATATATAATTTGTACCTTTCAGTTAGGTTGAGAAGTTTTTTGTACATCTGGTTTGACAACTTGTTGGAAGCATTTCTTTAACAATATTCTTAAAGCATTTGGTTTGCTTTTTGTGTAAGGATTGTTTTATGTTTTAGGCAATTTTTTTAAAACCCTCTGAAAATTAGACAACGGTTTTTCATGAAAGTTGTTGTAACATATTTTCTAATGCAGGTGATTCAGACAACGAGTAAGACACCATTGTCTGAAACTCTTTTACTCAACAGAGGTGATAAACTATTGTCTATTATGCTTTGTTTCTAACATTCATTTTTTTGCACCATTGTCTCAAATAAATAACACATTGGTACCGAAAAACCGTTGTCTAAGTTGCACAACAGTCCTTAAAACCCATTGTGTAAAACCATAGAAAGCACACCAGTTTATTGTGACCTAAACAACACATGTACCAATAGATGTCACACAATGAGGATGAATACAACCATTTTCTCATTGGAGCACAGGGGCACCATTTATAAAACAATTTCGAATAAGTTGAATCAACATTGTGTGAAACAGAATGATACAAGGCTTTTTGGTCAACTACCAATTAATCGTTGTCTGATTTTTTGAGACAACAGTTTTATTGGCCACCATTCTGTAATAGGTGTTGTCTGATTCAGTTTCTGGTGTAGTGGGAATTTTTACTTCGATTGAATTATCCGGGCCTTCCACAACAAGTGTAGAAATTTTCATGCAGTTCCCATAATGACACAGCAGATTAGGTACACTCTGTTCCATGATAATAATTATGAATCTGGTAGAGTAGTTTTATATTTTATTGGAGATAGGTTAAAAGCCGATCCTAATgtagtatattatgctagattatCTCAGCTTATCTTTAATCACTATTTCCCCAATACCCCAATTCTAGCTAACTAGATTATATCAGTGTTCAAGCTTACCAAAAGAGTTTTTTCTAATTTAGCCTGAAAAGATAAGGAGAGGGCTATTTTTTCACCTCTCAGGTTGCTAATTTCTACCAAGTACTTGCTAATTTTTAGGATTTTGAGATTTATACACAAAAAAAATGTGCAAAGGGCTAAGCTACAGGCTATAACTGTTGGGAACCTCTGTAGTTAACCCAAGATCTACAACACAAACACATTTCAAAACAATATCCGTCTCAGATGTCTCCCCAAAAGCACTTATTATAAAAAGAAAGAAGTTAGTAAAGTCTGATGTTCCTCAAGAGAAACTACATGACATAATTGTCCAGTCTGCTATGCCTTATGGTTAGAGAGCTATGTTGAAGTTTGCTCAGTATCCTGGTGACAATGCTATTCTTGGGTTAGAAGTTGTAGTACAGGTACAGGCTTCTCATTCTTCTCAACCTTCAGAATTTGTCAAGATAAAGCTTGTGCTAGCTGACTCAAAGTCAGATGATGAGGACAATGCTCCCTTATCATCCAAGTTTAagaaattaaatactgattatacTCAAGCTTTATTTGTTTTACCAAC is a window of Apium graveolens cultivar Ventura chromosome 11, ASM990537v1, whole genome shotgun sequence DNA encoding:
- the LOC141696019 gene encoding uncharacterized protein LOC141696019, which codes for MRIGQDIVDDEDISLDSSDFMNHVQGENEPLYPGCESFTKMRALVKLYNIKAKHGISDKCFSDVLLLLASMLPEGNSMPSSFGEAKKTLCTLGMDYEKIHVCPNDCLLYRGERDEDETICRIYGASRWKLNKKGEEVEGIPAKVLCDYPALGNLSGNIIKGYNACVACVDKTKATRMATYKKTVVMRHRRWLPRNHPYRRQKSAFHNTMEKLSEPIPLTGEEMLEKKKNIFEALTGTLLNIPGKTKDRESVRIDMAEMGIRMELRPKNPGQKEKLPMASWNLLHKEKKIVCSSLIGMKLPDGFCSNLKGIVSVDTLRPVLPFFKAICSKVIEVDKLEKMQSQLVETLCQLEKHFPPSLFDVMIHLLVYLVREVELCGPIFLRWRCPFERYMKTFKGYVRNRVHPEGCIAEAYIAEEAVECLVNFEEPTVGLPGRDKNKEKYRPLSGAIIIKSSIKDLHQAHLCLLQNSNELTPYFNEHMAFLVARYPLHENDEEWLKNKQNETFPNWFQKKISSELLDVKSMVSKEVMWLAEGPNKYVPTFSGYKINGVTYSTKDRDHTRQVQYSGVCVHADTMLVQGKDKNIEHISHTFYGVITSIWELDYNHFRVPIFRYNWVDMNKGVKIDGLGYTIFNLHKLGFLNDPFVLGKHVKQVCYIDDPLEKFWLVVLKLPDKFDDQSDDENEGSVEIELENEVDVTMFPTVDEVEEENSSYMREEEEMIQLP